In Halomarina salina, one DNA window encodes the following:
- a CDS encoding oligosaccharide flippase family protein, whose translation MSVSRSSLKLFAGSVGTTLMTFLALAYFARELGSAQLGVFFLFQAALSMLVMGADLGIGTAVEKRISAGEGMSVFWSGAALVAGLAGTLALGVVLLRGVVSGYLGADLALLLAVALTLMAARRLLDAALRGSLRAGELAGLSVLRLGVQYGLAAALVWNGMDVYALVFGLLAGLAAANSWAVVKLRPAFARPTRSDARSLLGYAKYNAIPSVGLEVHNWMDVLIIGVFLTQSDVGAYEIAWRVAGVTTLLAGSIGVAIMPQASAWDAEGSTDRVGELVSAAFTPALVFVLPAVAGVAVLGEDILGLLFGPEFTSASLVLVVLVAGKTPEAVQMVVGRTLLGLDRPDLVARATVVSLVCNLLLNVTLVLWLGLVGAALATTLSFTVGTALRVHYLGTFVPLSIPLDELVWCGVAAAVMGGVLAVLHGFVVVQSLTVLVGFVVLGAVIYGLLVLAHGSLRGTLFGYVRSFLPNAAF comes from the coding sequence ATGAGCGTCTCGCGGTCCTCGCTGAAGCTGTTCGCCGGGAGCGTCGGGACGACGCTCATGACGTTCCTCGCGCTGGCGTACTTCGCGCGGGAACTCGGCAGCGCGCAACTGGGCGTGTTCTTCCTGTTCCAGGCCGCGCTGTCGATGCTGGTGATGGGCGCGGACCTCGGCATCGGCACGGCCGTCGAGAAGCGCATCAGCGCGGGGGAGGGGATGAGCGTCTTCTGGTCGGGTGCCGCCCTCGTCGCCGGACTCGCCGGGACGCTCGCGCTCGGCGTCGTCCTCCTCCGGGGGGTCGTCTCGGGCTACCTCGGTGCCGACCTCGCGCTCCTGCTCGCCGTCGCACTCACTCTCATGGCCGCCCGTCGCCTCCTCGACGCCGCGCTCCGCGGGTCGTTGCGAGCGGGTGAACTGGCGGGGCTCTCGGTGCTCAGACTCGGCGTGCAGTACGGGCTGGCGGCCGCCCTCGTCTGGAACGGGATGGACGTCTACGCGCTCGTGTTCGGACTGCTCGCGGGGCTGGCCGCGGCGAACTCCTGGGCGGTGGTGAAGCTCCGACCGGCGTTCGCCCGCCCGACCCGGAGCGACGCCCGGTCGCTGCTCGGCTACGCGAAGTACAACGCCATCCCGAGCGTCGGTCTGGAGGTCCACAACTGGATGGACGTGCTGATAATCGGCGTGTTCCTGACGCAGAGCGACGTGGGTGCCTACGAGATCGCGTGGCGCGTCGCGGGCGTGACGACGCTCCTCGCCGGGTCCATCGGCGTCGCCATCATGCCGCAGGCGAGCGCGTGGGACGCCGAGGGGTCGACCGACCGCGTCGGCGAACTGGTGAGCGCGGCGTTCACCCCGGCGCTGGTGTTCGTCCTCCCGGCCGTCGCGGGCGTGGCGGTCCTGGGCGAGGACATCCTCGGCCTGCTGTTCGGGCCGGAGTTCACGTCCGCGAGCCTCGTCCTCGTCGTCCTCGTCGCCGGGAAGACTCCGGAAGCGGTCCAGATGGTCGTCGGGAGGACGTTGCTCGGCCTCGACCGGCCGGACCTCGTCGCCCGCGCGACGGTGGTCTCGCTCGTCTGCAACCTCCTCCTGAACGTGACGCTCGTCCTCTGGCTGGGGCTCGTCGGCGCGGCCCTGGCGACGACGCTCTCGTTCACCGTCGGGACGGCGCTGCGCGTCCACTACCTCGGGACGTTCGTCCCGCTGAGCATCCCCCTCGACGAACTCGTCTGGTGCGGCGTCGCCGCCGCCGTGATGGGTGGCGTCCTCGCCGTGCTCCACGGGTTCGTCGTCGTCCAATCCCTCACTGTTCTGGTCGGTTTCGTGGTGTTAGGAGCGGTCATATACGGCCTCCTCGTCCTGGCACACGGCTCCTTGCGTGGCACGCTCTTCGGCTACGTCCGCTCGTTCCTCCCGAACGCCGCGTTCTGA
- a CDS encoding GHMP family kinase ATP-binding protein, producing MGQRAFSPGSVTTVFAPSDDHDGSLGVSFAVADGVTATVESTDEHGSSGTQVRLDGVRTAFDPVERALDDLGVAAAVDLEATIPVGCGFGASGAATLATTLAANERFDRGLAREDCVAVAHRAEVAAGTGLGDVFVQHRGGILWNAGDGVERRAASTPLEYETFGGIATADVLGDEATLARIDERGRDALADLDPPGSVAALFDRSWTFARETGLPTADVRDAVDRCEAAGGRATMAMVGETVVATGTDGTLAGETSVTADGATLRPPTDR from the coding sequence ATGGGACAGCGAGCGTTCTCGCCGGGGAGCGTCACGACCGTCTTCGCGCCGAGCGACGACCACGATGGCTCGCTCGGCGTCAGTTTCGCCGTCGCCGACGGCGTCACCGCCACCGTCGAGTCGACGGACGAGCACGGGAGCAGCGGGACGCAGGTCCGACTTGACGGTGTACGGACGGCCTTCGACCCGGTCGAACGGGCGCTCGACGACCTCGGCGTGGCGGCGGCGGTCGACCTGGAGGCGACGATACCGGTCGGCTGTGGGTTCGGGGCGAGCGGTGCGGCGACGCTGGCGACGACGCTCGCCGCGAACGAGCGGTTCGACCGCGGACTCGCCCGCGAGGACTGCGTCGCCGTCGCTCACCGCGCGGAGGTGGCGGCGGGCACGGGACTCGGCGACGTGTTCGTCCAGCACCGGGGTGGCATCCTCTGGAACGCCGGGGACGGCGTCGAGCGACGGGCGGCCTCGACGCCACTCGAGTACGAGACGTTCGGCGGCATCGCTACCGCGGACGTGCTCGGCGACGAGGCGACGCTCGCACGCATCGACGAGCGTGGCCGCGACGCGCTCGCCGACCTCGACCCGCCGGGGTCGGTCGCGGCGCTGTTCGACCGCTCGTGGACGTTCGCCCGCGAGACCGGTCTCCCGACGGCCGACGTCCGCGACGCCGTCGACCGCTGCGAGGCGGCCGGGGGTCGGGCGACGATGGCGATGGTCGGGGAGACGGTGGTCGCGACCGGTACGGACGGGACGCTGGCCGGCGAGACGAGCGTCACCGCGGACGGCGCGACGCTTCGCCCGCCGACCGACCGATAG
- a CDS encoding DUF4397 domain-containing protein: protein MVTVAGCGGGGGANNTTAGDGGVGTGTEDGVATGTEETTMDGNETTTGNETATDGNATDNETGTANLRVAHVAAGAPAVDVYVNGEEFLTDVDYGSISEYAQVPAGEYNVTITAAGEDEVVLQENVTVEAANYTVAAIPLAESEENATTTDTSTDETTDANATDSMNETTEADASQSLIELLVLEDGVPTAGDGNATETTTDASMNETTTDANATDSMNETTENETNASENASVRIVHASPDAGPVNVVVSGTDTVLAENVTFGTATEYVEVPAGDYTVDIVPANDTETIATSVALSVEADVPYTAYAAGYATGDQADETPLEVFLAVDDPEVLGETGDTGDAGEDTTTTESDATETTEETTTSEADAEGEGAGGETDASDPDAPDTPETPDTPDDPAGDNATTTEGSA, encoded by the coding sequence ATGGTTACCGTCGCCGGGTGTGGCGGCGGTGGTGGAGCGAACAACACGACCGCGGGCGACGGCGGTGTCGGAACGGGCACCGAGGACGGCGTCGCGACCGGTACCGAGGAGACGACGATGGACGGCAACGAGACGACGACCGGGAACGAGACGGCGACCGACGGCAACGCCACCGACAACGAGACCGGGACCGCGAACCTCCGGGTCGCGCACGTGGCCGCCGGTGCGCCCGCCGTGGACGTCTACGTCAACGGTGAGGAGTTCCTGACTGACGTCGACTACGGCAGCATCAGCGAGTACGCTCAGGTGCCCGCCGGTGAGTACAACGTCACCATCACGGCCGCCGGCGAGGACGAGGTCGTCCTCCAGGAGAACGTGACGGTGGAGGCGGCGAACTACACCGTCGCCGCGATTCCGCTCGCCGAGAGCGAGGAGAACGCTACCACGACCGACACCTCGACCGACGAGACCACCGACGCGAACGCCACCGACTCGATGAACGAGACCACCGAAGCGGACGCGAGCCAGTCGCTCATCGAACTCCTGGTCCTCGAAGACGGCGTGCCCACCGCGGGCGACGGGAACGCCACCGAGACGACCACGGACGCGTCGATGAACGAGACGACCACGGACGCGAACGCCACCGACTCGATGAACGAGACCACCGAGAACGAGACGAACGCGTCCGAGAACGCCTCGGTCCGCATCGTCCACGCCTCGCCCGACGCCGGGCCGGTGAACGTCGTCGTCAGCGGGACGGACACCGTGCTGGCGGAGAACGTGACGTTCGGCACCGCGACGGAGTACGTCGAAGTGCCCGCGGGCGACTACACCGTCGACATCGTCCCAGCCAACGACACGGAGACCATCGCCACCAGCGTCGCCCTGTCGGTCGAAGCTGACGTCCCGTACACCGCCTACGCGGCAGGCTACGCGACCGGCGACCAGGCCGACGAGACACCGCTCGAAGTGTTCCTCGCCGTCGACGATCCGGAAGTCCTGGGCGAGACCGGTGATACCGGTGACGCCGGTGAGGACACGACCACGACCGAGTCCGACGCGACCGAGACGACCGAGGAGACCACCACGTCCGAGGCCGACGCCGAGGGCGAGGGTGCCGGTGGAGAGACGGACGCGTCGGACCCCGACGCGCCCGACACGCCAGAGACGCCCGACACGCCGGACGACCCGGCCGGGGACAACGCGACTACCACCGAGGGGTCCGCCTAG
- a CDS encoding lipid II:glycine glycyltransferase FemX has protein sequence MSITVRRLDDTESTDWNDHVSQATGTNPFHQWEGLETVADFSGWTLHPLVGYNGDQPIAVFPLYERSTGRQTLVRSPPGMLESFPLGPAFLNLGQTKQRKAERYRTQFVDAVEEWLDDHLQPSYVHVRASPAVSDVRPFHWNGYESTPSYTYVVDLTPDPDDLLASFSRDARTNVRDAEEEGAEVREGGVDEVRKIIRQVERRHHEQDEPYAMSVPFVADCFERLPEGQVRPYVVEQDGEQVTGMVTLEFGDTVYRWQGGVKYGGNVPATDLLDWHIMQAARERGAERYDLVGANMRRLCGYKAKFSPDPVVYYNLKRHDRLHKLATDAKSLADGVLGGVRELRQQVK, from the coding sequence ATGAGCATCACCGTCCGCCGACTCGACGACACGGAATCGACCGACTGGAACGACCACGTCTCGCAGGCCACCGGGACGAACCCCTTCCACCAGTGGGAGGGGCTGGAGACCGTCGCCGACTTCTCGGGGTGGACGCTCCACCCGCTGGTCGGCTACAACGGCGACCAGCCGATAGCGGTGTTCCCGCTGTACGAACGCTCGACGGGCCGCCAGACGCTCGTCCGCAGTCCGCCGGGGATGCTGGAGAGCTTCCCGCTGGGCCCAGCATTTCTCAACCTGGGGCAGACGAAACAACGCAAGGCAGAACGCTACCGCACGCAGTTCGTCGACGCCGTCGAGGAGTGGCTGGACGACCACCTCCAGCCCTCGTACGTCCACGTCCGCGCGAGCCCGGCCGTCTCCGACGTGCGGCCGTTCCACTGGAACGGCTACGAGTCGACGCCCAGCTACACCTACGTCGTCGACCTGACGCCCGACCCCGACGACCTGCTGGCGTCGTTCAGCCGCGACGCGCGCACGAACGTCCGCGACGCCGAGGAGGAGGGCGCGGAGGTGCGCGAGGGCGGCGTCGACGAGGTGCGCAAGATAATCCGGCAGGTCGAGCGCCGTCACCACGAGCAGGACGAACCGTACGCGATGTCGGTGCCGTTCGTCGCGGACTGCTTCGAGCGACTCCCCGAGGGGCAGGTCCGTCCCTACGTCGTCGAACAGGACGGCGAGCAGGTGACGGGGATGGTGACGCTAGAGTTCGGCGACACCGTCTACCGCTGGCAGGGCGGCGTGAAGTACGGCGGGAACGTCCCCGCGACGGACCTGCTCGACTGGCACATCATGCAGGCGGCCCGCGAGCGCGGCGCCGAGCGCTACGACCTCGTCGGCGCGAACATGCGCCGCCTCTGTGGCTACAAGGCGAAGTTCTCGCCCGACCCGGTCGTCTACTACAACCTGAAGCGACACGACCGCCTCCACAAGCTCGCGACCGACGCGAAGTCGCTCGCCGACGGCGTCCTCGGCGGCGTCCGTGAGCTCCGGCAGCAGGTGAAGTAG
- a CDS encoding WD40/YVTN/BNR-like repeat-containing protein, giving the protein MWELGPDSDEPEWRVVDDVPFEKTLFAVVSTADGPFAIGDGGTLLADRGEGWEVIFDSGPHTRDNQLRALDVTDDGKRVWFTGSSGALGCYDVESRRKFDYSMPKEMTSTWEAVAVAGPRGNEKALASNGSGEVLPFTLDGFDVDWGIARKPSGAGSTMAALGASPEGVGYAVDTSGNVFRTTKNDGWERIGIRNAQVKFYDIYAGEQGRVYVAAGDGRVYRYDDSYKNWTPIGVTDTASLRAFSAYEDELVVLGNGGEIYERVEGDRWEAVHAPTEEDLFDVALGDPDVAVGADATVLERPRGEARQAGKSEDGDQFEGRGEYHDGDGNEPSKSQSGSDSSSGSDAN; this is encoded by the coding sequence ATGTGGGAACTCGGCCCCGATTCCGACGAACCTGAGTGGCGCGTCGTCGACGACGTCCCCTTCGAGAAGACGCTGTTCGCCGTCGTCAGCACGGCCGACGGCCCGTTCGCCATCGGCGACGGCGGGACCCTCCTCGCCGACCGCGGCGAGGGCTGGGAGGTCATCTTCGACAGCGGGCCACACACCCGGGACAACCAGTTGCGCGCGCTCGACGTCACCGACGACGGGAAGCGCGTCTGGTTCACCGGGTCGTCCGGTGCGCTCGGCTGTTACGACGTCGAGAGCCGCCGGAAGTTCGACTACTCGATGCCCAAGGAGATGACCTCGACGTGGGAGGCCGTCGCCGTCGCCGGCCCGCGCGGCAACGAGAAGGCCCTCGCCTCGAACGGGTCGGGCGAGGTGCTCCCGTTCACCCTCGACGGGTTCGACGTCGACTGGGGCATCGCGCGCAAACCCTCGGGTGCTGGCTCGACGATGGCCGCCCTCGGTGCATCGCCGGAGGGCGTCGGCTACGCCGTCGACACCAGCGGGAACGTGTTCAGGACGACGAAGAACGACGGCTGGGAGCGCATCGGCATCCGCAACGCGCAGGTGAAGTTCTACGACATCTACGCGGGCGAGCAGGGGCGCGTCTACGTCGCGGCGGGCGACGGCCGCGTCTACCGCTACGACGACTCCTACAAGAACTGGACGCCCATCGGCGTCACCGACACCGCCTCGCTCCGGGCGTTCAGCGCCTACGAGGACGAACTCGTCGTCCTCGGCAACGGCGGCGAGATATACGAACGCGTCGAGGGCGACCGCTGGGAGGCGGTCCACGCCCCCACCGAGGAGGACCTGTTCGACGTCGCGCTCGGCGACCCGGACGTGGCCGTCGGCGCGGACGCGACGGTGCTCGAACGACCGCGCGGCGAGGCGAGACAGGCCGGCAAAAGCGAGGACGGCGACCAGTTCGAGGGTCGTGGCGAGTACCACGACGGAGATGGCAACGAGCCCTCGAAGTCGCAATCCGGGTCGGATTCGTCGTCCGGGTCGGACGCGAACTGA
- a CDS encoding DegT/DnrJ/EryC1/StrS family aminotransferase produces the protein MNWSLAATQASREPSLPLLDRVAPVPSVADVLADAPGDHHYTGSGKAAMRVVLDALDADAGENVVLPAAVPHGFVEPLRERGVEPRYHRVTPALGADLDHLAARLDDDTVAVVLVHYFGFASPDADAIREVAAEADVPVVEDNSHAALSAPEDRLLGTGSGFGFTSLHKTLPVPDGAVLFTGGSRSAVSDVDHPLLGVADRPSVDDARFVAGKVAARLSDTSRLSRLSALSRLGDGSLLSADADRTPIPYESMRTYEAAKHPMSWLTAHQLPLLSPASVVAPRRESYERWTTALDASPLYDLDPGVCPWMFPVVVDDAPTLARAVSGAFAWPRLPRDVAGQGDAYPVANDLARTLLALPVDRPDQVPALASVVG, from the coding sequence ATGAACTGGTCGCTCGCCGCCACACAGGCGTCCCGCGAGCCGTCCCTTCCCCTCCTCGACCGCGTCGCTCCCGTCCCGAGCGTCGCCGACGTCCTCGCGGACGCTCCCGGCGACCACCACTACACCGGGTCCGGGAAGGCCGCGATGCGGGTGGTGCTCGACGCACTCGACGCCGACGCGGGGGAGAACGTCGTCCTCCCCGCGGCGGTACCCCACGGGTTCGTGGAACCGCTGCGGGAACGCGGCGTCGAACCGCGCTACCACCGCGTCACGCCGGCCCTCGGCGCGGACCTCGACCACCTCGCGGCGCGACTCGACGACGACACGGTCGCCGTGGTGCTCGTCCACTACTTCGGGTTCGCCAGCCCCGACGCCGACGCGATACGGGAGGTGGCCGCCGAGGCGGACGTCCCCGTCGTCGAGGACAACTCACACGCTGCGCTCAGCGCGCCCGAGGACCGACTGCTCGGCACCGGGAGCGGGTTCGGCTTCACGAGCCTCCACAAGACCCTGCCCGTCCCGGACGGTGCGGTGCTGTTCACCGGCGGGTCGCGGTCGGCCGTTAGTGACGTCGACCACCCGCTACTCGGCGTCGCCGACCGGCCGTCGGTAGACGACGCGCGGTTCGTCGCGGGAAAGGTCGCCGCTCGGCTTTCAGATACGTCGCGTCTCTCTCGTCTCTCGGCGCTCTCGCGCCTCGGAGACGGCTCGCTGCTATCGGCAGACGCGGACCGGACGCCAATCCCGTACGAGTCGATGCGGACCTACGAGGCAGCGAAACACCCGATGTCGTGGCTGACGGCACACCAGCTGCCCCTCCTCTCGCCGGCGTCCGTCGTCGCGCCGCGCCGCGAGAGCTACGAGCGCTGGACGACGGCGCTCGACGCGTCGCCCCTGTACGACCTCGACCCGGGGGTCTGCCCGTGGATGTTCCCCGTCGTGGTCGACGACGCACCGACGCTCGCCCGGGCGGTGTCGGGAGCGTTCGCGTGGCCGCGACTCCCCCGCGACGTGGCTGGTCAGGGTGACGCCTACCCCGTCGCCAACGACCTCGCGCGGACGCTGCTCGCGCTCCCGGTCGACCGGCCCGACCAGGTCCCCGCGCTGGCGAGCGTGGTCGGATGA
- a CDS encoding asparagine synthase → MTGLCGSFGAVDHDIEPLAAGLEWTGREETASYAGGDLSVTLATHTAGTADQPVRTRNGSVSVWTWGTVWGYEGQEYTPTDPDRSAAVCADLYTRYGTEFAERLNGTFVALVADEAEDVLHIVTDRLGTHPLYLASTDDGFVFSTNLQGLAESVDATADDRLMAEYLATGRVSGCATPFEGIEEVPPGTVDTHVLGGSSRRVRYWLPRYRPLDRPYSYFVDEFVDRFRQVVAEYDRPDERHGLLLSGGSDSRLLLATQPSNLTAYHMSDWMSPEATAAERAAHAADVDLEWLRRDRDHHRRALASNSRMMNFYGRFDQAHTTGFEETLGDADVLVSGLYADSLFKGGPLPKRTADFGPLGNLDLPLSRSVDSVESFLSTVDRPLPEYLTVSGSLADLLRPDIRRTDRGIEHRGVVYPSLAELVGCWEFYPMSNDPDLFYYGLTQTMPHWTPFLDNRLVDLSLTMPRKYQLRRNVVNDALDRVAPDLAAIPNARTGTAASRSFAVQFVAARLASIRRRFLPGKNPPKNYFGHGPWTPIDKLLQRDRFGMETIGNAREALERLPFVSWDGALRCYRDHLADGGNDDDLYMLLGLLRMPVTEHLVDRYDRPSTDDDRSPGDASPASERALRQWADSRPGER, encoded by the coding sequence ATGACAGGATTGTGCGGGTCGTTCGGTGCGGTAGACCACGACATCGAACCGCTCGCGGCCGGTCTGGAGTGGACCGGCCGCGAGGAGACGGCCTCCTACGCGGGCGGTGACCTCTCTGTCACGCTGGCGACGCACACGGCGGGGACCGCAGACCAGCCAGTACGGACGCGAAACGGCTCCGTCTCCGTCTGGACGTGGGGGACGGTGTGGGGTTACGAGGGGCAGGAGTACACCCCGACGGACCCCGACCGCTCTGCCGCGGTGTGTGCAGACCTCTACACGCGCTACGGGACGGAGTTCGCCGAACGACTCAACGGGACGTTCGTCGCGCTCGTCGCCGACGAGGCCGAGGACGTCCTCCACATCGTCACCGACCGCCTCGGAACGCACCCGCTCTACCTCGCGTCGACGGACGACGGGTTCGTCTTCTCGACGAACCTGCAGGGCCTCGCGGAGTCGGTCGACGCGACGGCCGACGACCGACTGATGGCCGAGTACCTCGCGACCGGGCGTGTCAGCGGCTGTGCGACCCCGTTCGAGGGAATCGAGGAGGTGCCGCCGGGCACCGTCGACACGCACGTCCTCGGCGGGTCGTCGCGACGCGTCCGCTACTGGCTCCCCCGGTATCGGCCGCTCGACCGACCGTACTCCTACTTCGTCGACGAGTTCGTCGACCGGTTCCGACAGGTCGTCGCGGAGTACGACCGACCGGACGAGCGCCACGGGCTGCTGTTGAGCGGCGGGAGCGACTCGCGACTGCTCCTCGCCACCCAGCCCTCGAACCTGACGGCGTACCACATGTCCGACTGGATGAGTCCTGAAGCCACCGCCGCCGAGCGCGCGGCCCACGCCGCCGACGTCGACCTGGAGTGGCTCCGTCGTGACCGCGACCACCATCGCCGGGCGCTGGCGTCGAACTCGCGGATGATGAACTTCTACGGCCGGTTCGATCAGGCCCACACGACCGGGTTCGAGGAGACGCTCGGCGACGCGGACGTCCTCGTCTCGGGACTGTACGCGGACTCGCTGTTCAAGGGCGGACCGCTCCCGAAGCGCACGGCCGACTTCGGGCCGCTGGGTAACCTCGACCTGCCCCTGTCGCGCTCGGTCGACTCGGTCGAGTCGTTCCTGAGCACCGTCGACCGCCCGCTCCCGGAGTACCTCACCGTCTCGGGGTCGCTCGCCGACCTGCTCCGCCCCGACATCCGCCGGACCGACCGCGGCATCGAGCACCGTGGCGTCGTCTACCCGTCGCTCGCCGAACTGGTCGGCTGCTGGGAGTTCTACCCGATGTCGAACGACCCGGACCTGTTCTACTACGGGCTGACCCAGACGATGCCACACTGGACGCCGTTCCTCGACAACCGGCTCGTCGACCTCTCGCTGACGATGCCGCGAAAGTACCAGCTCAGACGGAACGTCGTGAACGACGCGCTCGACCGGGTGGCTCCGGACCTCGCCGCGATTCCGAACGCCCGGACCGGGACGGCGGCGTCGCGGTCGTTCGCCGTCCAGTTCGTCGCCGCTCGGCTGGCGTCCATCAGGCGTCGGTTCCTCCCCGGAAAGAATCCGCCGAAGAACTACTTCGGCCACGGGCCGTGGACGCCTATCGACAAGCTCCTGCAGCGCGACCGATTCGGCATGGAGACCATCGGGAACGCCCGCGAGGCGCTCGAGCGCCTCCCGTTCGTCTCGTGGGACGGGGCGCTGCGCTGCTACCGCGACCACCTGGCCGACGGCGGGAACGACGACGACCTGTACATGCTGCTGGGCCTGCTCCGGATGCCGGTCACGGAGCACCTCGTCGACCGGTACGACCGCCCCTCGACCGACGACGACCGGTCTCCGGGCGACGCCTCCCCGGCCAGCGAACGAGCGCTCCGCCAGTGGGCCGACTCGCGTCCGGGTGAGCGCTGA
- a CDS encoding alkaline phosphatase family protein gives MRTLLVGVDAACEEVLDPLFAADDLPNLASLADGGSSGPLESQLPPWTPSAWPSLYTGTNPGKHGAFSFLSYEGYDWDVLDSRSVREPALWEVLDAHDRSSVVVNVPVTCPPAPIDGAVIPGFTAPENPPCHPEGILDEVREAVGDYRVYGASEFADADRSERRGEYLDLVRMRGAAFRYLADRFDPEFGFVQFQGTDTVVHDFPGDRDLLGDVYRAVDAELGETIEACDPDVVVVASDHGIGPYDGYEFRVNEYLRRAGYVETTREGSSPSWVPIWQDELREGADGADDETDPSLADRALATAESVGLSPARVADTLDRVGLLGVAKRVAPASLRTASGANEAVDFPNSTAYCRLPVELGVRLNVEGRDPEGVVPADEYESVRSALMEYLRSAETPEGDPVYDAVLPREDVFHGPEVESGVDVVTVPAAFDHLSSARVGGDLFAPPDEPWNHKLHGYLAVGGPDAPDVDVTDAHLLDVAPTVLASLGVPLSDRMDGRVLPAFDDPGMREYPRADHASHGRSTADVQNRLADLGYL, from the coding sequence ATGCGGACGCTGCTCGTCGGCGTCGACGCGGCCTGCGAGGAGGTGCTCGACCCGCTGTTCGCGGCCGACGACCTCCCGAACCTCGCGTCGCTCGCGGACGGCGGGTCGTCTGGACCGCTGGAGTCCCAGCTTCCGCCCTGGACGCCCAGCGCGTGGCCGTCGCTGTACACCGGCACCAACCCCGGCAAGCACGGCGCGTTCAGCTTCCTCTCGTACGAGGGGTACGACTGGGACGTCCTCGACTCGCGGTCGGTCCGCGAACCCGCGCTCTGGGAGGTGCTCGACGCGCACGACCGGTCGAGCGTCGTCGTCAACGTCCCCGTCACCTGTCCGCCCGCGCCCATCGACGGGGCCGTGATTCCGGGGTTCACCGCCCCCGAGAATCCGCCGTGTCACCCCGAGGGAATCCTCGACGAGGTGCGCGAGGCCGTCGGCGACTACCGCGTCTACGGCGCGAGCGAGTTCGCCGACGCCGACCGCAGCGAGCGCCGCGGGGAGTACCTCGACCTCGTCCGGATGCGCGGGGCGGCGTTCCGCTACCTCGCCGACCGGTTCGACCCCGAGTTCGGGTTCGTCCAGTTCCAGGGGACCGACACCGTGGTCCACGACTTCCCGGGCGACCGGGACCTGCTGGGCGACGTCTACCGCGCCGTGGACGCGGAGCTCGGCGAGACCATCGAGGCCTGCGACCCGGACGTCGTCGTCGTCGCCTCCGACCACGGCATCGGCCCGTACGACGGCTACGAGTTCCGCGTCAACGAGTACCTCCGACGGGCGGGCTACGTCGAGACGACCCGCGAGGGCTCCTCGCCGTCGTGGGTCCCCATCTGGCAGGACGAACTCCGCGAGGGGGCGGACGGCGCGGACGACGAGACGGACCCCTCCCTCGCGGACCGGGCGCTCGCGACGGCCGAGTCGGTCGGTCTCTCGCCCGCCCGCGTCGCGGACACGCTCGACCGGGTGGGACTGCTCGGGGTCGCCAAGCGGGTCGCCCCGGCCAGCCTCCGGACCGCGTCGGGCGCGAACGAGGCCGTCGACTTCCCGAACTCGACGGCGTACTGTCGACTCCCGGTCGAACTCGGCGTCCGCCTCAACGTCGAGGGCCGCGACCCCGAGGGCGTCGTCCCGGCCGACGAGTACGAGTCGGTCCGCTCGGCCCTGATGGAGTACCTCCGGTCGGCGGAGACGCCCGAGGGCGACCCCGTCTACGACGCCGTCCTCCCCCGCGAGGACGTGTTCCACGGCCCGGAGGTCGAGTCGGGCGTCGACGTCGTCACCGTCCCCGCGGCGTTCGACCACCTGTCGAGCGCCCGCGTCGGCGGCGACCTGTTCGCCCCGCCGGACGAACCGTGGAACCACAAACTCCACGGCTACCTCGCCGTCGGCGGCCCCGACGCGCCCGACGTGGACGTCACCGACGCGCACCTGCTCGACGTCGCGCCGACGGTGCTGGCGTCGCTCGGCGTCCCGCTCTCCGACCGGATGGACGGGCGCGTCCTGCCCGCCTTCGACGACCCCGGCATGCGCGAGTACCCTCGCGCCGACCACGCATCGCACGGACGCTCCACCGCGGACGTCCAGAACCGCCTCGCGGACCTCGGCTACCTGTGA